From Bacillus sp. Bos-x628, the proteins below share one genomic window:
- a CDS encoding helix-turn-helix transcriptional regulator — MTEDKREPYRKPDTSDLLPRVKFNLDEVLKKKGIYQTDLADELGIRRSTLTGMKTARSINLHYLGKIMQRLDIKDFNEILKLITEDDK; from the coding sequence ATGACAGAAGATAAAAGAGAGCCATATCGAAAGCCAGATACCTCTGATTTGCTCCCAAGAGTAAAATTCAACCTTGATGAAGTGCTAAAAAAGAAAGGTATTTACCAAACTGATTTGGCTGACGAGCTAGGAATAAGGAGAAGCACCCTCACAGGAATGAAAACAGCTCGCTCAATCAATTTGCACTATTTGGGGAAAATTATGCAGAGACTTGATATAAAAGATTTTAATGAAATACTCAAATTGATAACTGAAGATGATAAATAA
- a CDS encoding DNA cytosine methyltransferase, with protein sequence MILTYRVGSMFAGIGGTCLGFIQAGARIVWANEIDKNACITYKNYFGDTYLQEGDITQLDKSTIPELDILIGGFPCQAFSIAGYRKGFEDDRGNVFFQILEVLEAQRNVYGRLPQAIMLENVKNLFTHDKGNTFRVIKEALEAYGYTVKAEVLNSMEYGNVPQNRERIYIVGFQDENQSKMFRFPDPIPLTNHLNDVVDRNRMFDERYYYDETSQYYEMLRETMTSSETTYQLRRIYVRENRSNVCPTLTANMGTGGHNVPLILDFQNNIRKLTPEECLLLQGFPVDYRFPEGMANSHKYKQAGNSVTVPVIRRIATNIISVLNSEMNVNQEHEYAIAE encoded by the coding sequence ATAATATTGACTTATCGAGTAGGTAGTATGTTTGCTGGGATAGGTGGAACTTGTTTAGGGTTTATCCAAGCTGGCGCTAGGATTGTCTGGGCAAATGAAATAGACAAGAATGCTTGTATTACTTATAAAAATTATTTTGGGGATACTTATTTGCAAGAAGGTGACATTACCCAATTAGATAAAAGCACTATTCCTGAATTGGACATTTTGATTGGCGGTTTTCCTTGCCAAGCCTTTTCAATAGCTGGCTATCGTAAAGGGTTTGAAGATGATAGGGGAAATGTATTTTTTCAAATATTAGAGGTGCTGGAAGCGCAAAGGAATGTTTATGGTCGCTTGCCACAAGCAATAATGCTTGAAAACGTAAAGAACTTGTTTACTCACGATAAAGGAAATACATTCAGAGTAATAAAAGAAGCTTTAGAAGCTTATGGCTATACCGTCAAAGCAGAAGTGCTTAATTCAATGGAATATGGGAACGTGCCACAAAACAGAGAGCGGATTTATATTGTAGGTTTTCAAGACGAGAACCAATCTAAAATGTTTCGCTTTCCAGACCCAATTCCTTTAACTAATCATCTTAACGATGTAGTAGACCGTAATCGAATGTTTGACGAAAGATATTATTATGATGAAACTTCTCAATACTATGAAATGTTGAGAGAAACTATGACTAGTTCGGAAACAACATATCAATTAAGACGTATTTATGTTCGAGAAAACAGGAGTAATGTTTGTCCAACATTGACAGCGAATATGGGAACTGGAGGACATAATGTTCCTCTTATATTAGACTTTCAAAACAATATAAGGAAATTAACTCCAGAGGAATGCTTACTATTGCAAGGATTCCCAGTTGATTATCGTTTTCCGGAGGGAATGGCAAACTCACATAAATACAAACAAGCTGGTAACTCTGTTACAGTGCCAGTTATAAGAAGAATTGCCACTAATATTATTAGCGTATTGAACAGTGAAATGAATGTAAATCAAGAGCATGAATATGCAATTGCTGAATAA
- a CDS encoding helix-turn-helix transcriptional regulator produces MIPFLGNRIQNAREARGLLPSQIAEKVGVTRSTWSLYESENRTPSLDTFTRIAKTLNVSADYLLGLKVEMTSIKEEEK; encoded by the coding sequence ATGATACCATTCCTTGGCAATCGTATTCAAAACGCAAGAGAAGCTCGTGGATTATTACCTAGCCAAATCGCTGAAAAAGTTGGAGTCACTAGAAGTACTTGGTCACTATATGAAAGTGAAAATCGAACACCATCTTTGGACACTTTCACAAGAATAGCTAAGACATTGAACGTATCAGCTGACTACCTTTTGGGTCTGAAGGTAGAAATGACAAGCATAAAAGAGGAGGAAAAATAA
- a CDS encoding NgoFVII family restriction endonuclease produces MFFTNQSAINRTTYKQMLSSTGSLSNLFSESDSPYLVSRNVENAFCEAFGAENLGRSDCSADASKDRVGIGIKTFLHGNGKTLQKIAEFNKDSDLYRGKSPKELINTVASLRNERIEFTKRTYGIDSMIYHCVTRKPGKILIFEEPMDLILISSITNIKVSNNRNSITFEDGLHEYSFNVTKSTLYKRFITDEPIEEIDVEILENPYQELAKLFGLEIAPIQVPAVPNPFENLEHVMLPLFSDRGSKRHVPEKSGLNQWNALGRPRNPNEIYIPIPKWIHNVFPTFFPARDKPFQLHLPDKSLLSAKVCQDNSKALMSNPNSALGEWLLRQVMNLKEKKLLTYEMLERLNIDSVIVYKHSEQHYSIDFCEMGSYDEFENENK; encoded by the coding sequence ATGTTCTTTACTAATCAGTCAGCTATCAACCGTACAACTTACAAACAAATGCTTAGCTCAACTGGTTCTTTATCTAATTTGTTCTCGGAAAGCGATTCTCCTTATTTGGTCTCAAGAAATGTAGAAAATGCTTTTTGTGAAGCCTTTGGAGCTGAAAATTTAGGGAGGTCAGACTGTTCAGCTGATGCTTCAAAAGACAGAGTCGGAATCGGTATTAAGACCTTTCTTCATGGTAATGGTAAAACTCTCCAAAAGATAGCTGAGTTCAATAAAGACTCAGATTTGTACCGTGGAAAGTCACCAAAAGAACTGATAAACACAGTTGCTTCTCTCCGTAACGAAAGAATTGAGTTTACCAAAAGAACGTATGGTATTGATTCAATGATATATCACTGTGTAACAAGAAAGCCAGGAAAAATCCTTATTTTTGAGGAACCTATGGACTTAATCCTAATATCCTCAATTACAAATATAAAGGTAAGCAACAACAGAAATTCAATAACCTTTGAGGACGGTCTGCACGAATACAGTTTTAATGTTACAAAAAGCACTCTTTATAAGCGCTTTATCACTGATGAACCTATTGAGGAAATTGACGTTGAAATCTTAGAAAATCCTTATCAGGAATTGGCTAAGCTATTTGGCCTTGAAATTGCACCAATTCAAGTACCAGCTGTTCCTAATCCATTTGAAAACCTTGAGCACGTTATGCTTCCACTCTTTTCTGACCGTGGGTCAAAGCGTCATGTACCAGAAAAAAGCGGTCTAAACCAATGGAACGCTTTAGGTCGACCACGAAATCCTAACGAGATTTATATACCAATTCCAAAATGGATTCATAATGTATTTCCAACATTTTTCCCTGCTCGTGATAAACCTTTTCAGTTACATTTACCAGATAAATCCCTTTTATCAGCAAAAGTATGCCAAGACAACAGTAAAGCACTTATGTCTAATCCAAATAGTGCTCTTGGGGAATGGCTATTAAGACAAGTCATGAACTTAAAAGAAAAAAAACTTCTAACCTATGAAATGCTGGAAAGACTAAATATTGACTCAGTAATTGTTTATAAACATAGTGAGCAACACTACTCCATTGATTTTTGTGAAATGGGTTCTTATGATGAATTTGAAAATGAAAACAAATAA
- a CDS encoding very short patch repair endonuclease, with translation MTDSVSKEQRRKNMQAIKSRSKLEDKVTKELWHRGIRFRKNVKKLYGSPDIVIQKYKIVIFIDSCFWHLCEKHGNIPKSNTEYWEKKLERNKKRDKEVNKYYEEKDWNIKRIWEHEIKEDFDETINRIVAFIEDIKHEP, from the coding sequence ATGACTGACTCGGTTTCAAAAGAACAAAGAAGAAAAAACATGCAGGCAATCAAATCACGTTCAAAATTAGAAGATAAGGTTACTAAAGAATTATGGCACCGAGGAATAAGATTCCGAAAAAACGTTAAGAAATTATACGGAAGTCCGGATATAGTAATTCAGAAATATAAAATAGTAATATTCATTGATTCTTGTTTCTGGCATCTGTGTGAAAAACACGGGAATATCCCTAAAAGTAATACAGAGTATTGGGAGAAAAAACTCGAAAGAAATAAAAAAAGAGATAAAGAGGTCAATAAATATTACGAGGAAAAGGACTGGAATATAAAAAGAATATGGGAACACGAAATAAAGGAAGATTTTGATGAAACAATAAATCGTATCGTTGCATTCATAGAAGATATTAAGCACGAACCATAA
- a CDS encoding HGGxSTG domain-containing protein, producing MDFKKDMSFCGALAKNNTICTAVPHMKEDGSTNGRCQKHGRKSTGAKTEEGKKRSLAQLKRRTPVHWLTTERLWNELTNEEKDYLEWFEESVKEQFVIENAIEETSLRMMAFEAVKHFRMINTQPFKETITGMQMVQKFLRFFEVQGWRRRDLDEEQRKGVSVDTMMKLLNELDEEKKPSSQNNIKSH from the coding sequence TTGGACTTCAAAAAGGACATGAGTTTTTGTGGTGCTTTAGCAAAGAACAATACAATTTGTACAGCTGTTCCACACATGAAGGAAGATGGAAGCACAAATGGAAGGTGTCAAAAGCATGGTAGAAAAAGCACTGGAGCCAAGACTGAGGAGGGCAAGAAACGCTCACTTGCTCAACTCAAGAGAAGAACTCCTGTTCATTGGTTAACCACTGAAAGGCTTTGGAACGAATTGACCAACGAGGAGAAAGACTATCTTGAGTGGTTCGAGGAGTCAGTTAAAGAGCAATTTGTCATTGAAAATGCTATTGAAGAGACCTCTCTGAGAATGATGGCTTTTGAAGCTGTTAAGCATTTTAGAATGATAAATACTCAGCCTTTCAAGGAAACCATAACAGGAATGCAAATGGTTCAAAAGTTTTTGAGATTTTTTGAGGTGCAAGGTTGGAGAAGAAGAGACCTTGACGAAGAGCAAAGAAAGGGTGTCTCAGTAGATACCATGATGAAGTTACTAAATGAGCTGGATGAAGAAAAAAAGCCTAGCTCTCAAAATAACATAAAATCGCATTAA
- a CDS encoding DUF4145 domain-containing protein, with the protein MMMNFHDIFEVFECPVCEGFQLYYTHWNTEEAYYEDYDIYEDGILLFPPIARVNLNDLPKSIRSAYESALRVKNIDNTVCVIALRRTLEMVCKDQGAVNVQLHQKLNQLQQQGILPP; encoded by the coding sequence ATGATGATGAATTTTCATGATATTTTTGAGGTGTTTGAATGCCCTGTTTGCGAAGGTTTTCAGTTATATTATACGCATTGGAATACTGAGGAAGCTTACTATGAGGATTATGACATTTATGAGGACGGAATTTTATTATTTCCTCCTATTGCAAGAGTTAATTTAAATGATTTACCCAAAAGCATTAGAAGTGCTTATGAGTCAGCTCTAAGGGTAAAAAATATAGATAACACTGTTTGTGTAATAGCCTTGAGAAGGACTTTAGAAATGGTATGTAAAGACCAAGGTGCAGTTAATGTACAGCTTCATCAAAAGCTAAATCAATTACAGCAACAAGGAATTTTGCCACCTTAA
- a CDS encoding site-specific integrase, with protein MFNPHRDWLESSELTSLKWQDIDLFNRSIKVFGKARIEQSVPISEQLVRELSYWKEYCMSLFEELSPWVFVTKQNKQFTTNGLKCWFKLIAKLMEFPETRCSAHSCRHYFAKKWIQNGGDISTLSKVLRHTSIKTTEKYFNFWGNEVKDDYDKFNALEGIAL; from the coding sequence ATTTTTAACCCTCATAGAGACTGGCTTGAGAGCTCAGAGCTTACCTCCTTAAAATGGCAAGATATTGACCTTTTCAACAGGTCTATTAAGGTCTTTGGTAAAGCCAGAATTGAACAGAGCGTTCCTATTTCAGAGCAACTTGTGAGAGAGCTGAGCTATTGGAAAGAGTATTGTATGAGCCTATTTGAGGAGCTTTCTCCTTGGGTTTTCGTAACGAAGCAAAATAAACAATTCACTACCAACGGTCTCAAATGCTGGTTCAAACTAATTGCCAAGCTCATGGAGTTCCCTGAAACAAGGTGCTCAGCTCATTCATGCAGACATTATTTTGCTAAGAAGTGGATTCAAAATGGAGGGGACATTTCAACGCTCTCCAAAGTGCTGAGACATACTAGCATAAAGACTACAGAAAAATATTTCAACTTCTGGGGGAATGAAGTTAAGGACGATTATGACAAGTTCAACGCTCTGGAAGGGATAGCTTTGTGA